GTCCGCGTCCACGGCCGCAACGGCGGCGGCAAGTCCACTCTCATCGAGCTGGTGTCCGGCTACCTGCGCCCGTCGGACGGACAGGTGCGGATCGGCGGCCTGCCCGCCCACGACCCCCGTGCCCATGAGCGGCGCCGCGTGTGCCGCACCGAGCCCGCCCTCTACCCCCTGATGGACGTGCACGACCACGTGGTGTTCGCCAGCCGGTGGGCCGGTGCGGACCCCGCGGAGGGACTGGCTCGGGCCGAGCGCTACGGGCTCGGCCCGTGGATGCACGCTCCCGCCCAGACCCTCTCCACCGGCAACCGCCGCCGCCTCTGGATCGTCCAGTGCACGGTCGGCGCCTTCGACACGGTGGTCCTCGACGAGCCGTTCAACGGGCTCGACGACGAGTCCTCCGCCGTCCTCGCCGCTGAGCTGGCCGCCTGGGCGCGCACCCGCTGCGTCGTCCTCATCTGCCACCTGCCCCCGCCGGGGCTGGCCTTCGACCGGGTGGTCCGCTGGCCCCCGGGACAGGCCGCCGCCGACCCCGCACCCCCCGCCGACCCAGGAGTCCGACCATGACCGCCGCTCTGGAGCGCGGGAGGCCCCTCGAGGGGGCCCCCGCGCGGCCCGCCACCCCACACCGTCGGGCCCGCTGCACCCCGCCGTGGCCCCGCCCCG
This sequence is a window from Micrococcus porci. Protein-coding genes within it:
- a CDS encoding ABC transporter ATP-binding protein → MNPAAPAPAIRLADVSAAYDRRRPVFTGADLVIDGPGLVRVHGRNGGGKSTLIELVSGYLRPSDGQVRIGGLPAHDPRAHERRRVCRTEPALYPLMDVHDHVVFASRWAGADPAEGLARAERYGLGPWMHAPAQTLSTGNRRRLWIVQCTVGAFDTVVLDEPFNGLDDESSAVLAAELAAWARTRCVVLICHLPPPGLAFDRVVRWPPGQAAADPAPPADPGVRP